A DNA window from Actinomadura coerulea contains the following coding sequences:
- a CDS encoding helix-turn-helix domain-containing protein encodes MERSLPEGTRGILHARTGLERFRIERLEPPAALAPFVADFWVLRWDLRGRPPHRQRVLTRPSVHMTFTSYLTTRTTRARIAGVVRDDFVEEIHGEGRVVGAAFRPGGFRPFMDAPVSTLTGRFPGVDEVFGEEGLGLAGEVFATADAHEAIGRLAAFLSARHPEPDPSAEKAAAVVERIAAWPGLVRVGDLAEDVGLSARGLQRLFHEYVGIGPKWVIRRFRMQEAAERAASGTGVDWAELAAELGYADQAHFTRDFTAAVGTSPGRYARESEQEAEAEPGRIET; translated from the coding sequence GTGGAACGATCCCTACCCGAGGGGACGCGGGGCATCCTGCACGCGCGGACGGGGCTGGAGCGCTTCCGGATCGAGCGGCTCGAACCTCCCGCCGCGCTCGCTCCCTTCGTCGCGGACTTCTGGGTCCTGCGCTGGGACCTGCGGGGGCGTCCACCGCACCGCCAGCGGGTCCTCACGCGGCCGTCGGTCCACATGACGTTCACCAGCTACCTGACCACCCGGACGACGCGGGCGCGGATCGCGGGCGTCGTGCGGGACGACTTCGTCGAGGAGATCCACGGCGAGGGGCGCGTGGTGGGGGCCGCCTTCCGGCCGGGCGGGTTCAGGCCGTTCATGGACGCGCCGGTCTCCACGCTGACCGGCCGGTTCCCGGGGGTTGACGAGGTCTTCGGCGAGGAGGGCCTGGGCCTCGCCGGGGAGGTGTTCGCGACCGCCGACGCGCACGAGGCGATCGGCCGGCTCGCGGCGTTCCTGTCCGCCCGGCACCCCGAGCCCGACCCGTCCGCCGAGAAGGCCGCCGCGGTCGTCGAGCGGATCGCGGCCTGGCCGGGCCTGGTGCGGGTCGGCGACCTGGCCGAGGACGTCGGGCTGAGCGCGCGCGGCCTGCAGCGCCTGTTCCACGAGTACGTGGGCATCGGCCCGAAGTGGGTGATCCGGCGGTTCCGGATGCAGGAGGCCGCCGAGCGTGCCGCGTCCGGGACGGGGGTCGACTGGGCGGAGCTGGCGGCCGAGCTGGGCTACGCCGACCAGGCGCACTTCACCCGCGACTTCACCGCGGCCGTGGGGACCTCGCCGGGGCGGTACGCGCGGGAGTCGGAGCAGGAGGCGGAGGCGGAGCCTGGCAGGATCGAGACATGA